Genomic DNA from Paenibacillus sp. KS-LC4:
TGCTCGTCAAATGGCAATTGCAGTACGTCGCCAACTGCGAAGGATACACCGGCTTCGCCATAATCCCGCTGCGCCAGCTTCACTGACTGGTCGTCGATGTCGATGCCAACAACCTCGCTCGCCCCTGAACGCTTAAGCAGCGCAGCTCCATAGCCTGCCCCGCAAGCGGCATCCAGCACCCGCAGTCCGTCTACAAAATGGGAGGCCAAGGTATAACGGGCAAGATGCTCCTCGTACACATCCTTATATTGCTGTTTCACCTCGCGATTTATGACAAGCCTTTCCCCACTGAAAACAACATCATTTTGCTCGCGAATGCCCTGTTCATTTATCTCAGCTTCATCACTTGCATAACTCGCAGACGGCTCAATCGACTGCCTATCCCGTACAGCCCAGCTGTTTGGCGCTGTAATTGTCTTGGCACGGCGGCCGAAAGCAAGCAGCTCGCTTGCGGTCAGCCTTCCTTTCAACTCCTCATTAGTCAGTTTAATGACCTGCTCCAAACCCTCCACCACACGACGCTCCTGCTCAGCCAGCTCTTGGCCAGCCTGCACAAGCGCAATGGCCGTCCCAACGAATCCAGCCTGCCCATACAATTGACCTAGCTGCTCTGCGCCATATAGGCAGGCTGCCTGCTGCTGCGCGCCGTAATTATCAGGAGCCAAATAATGACGTATATAGCGGTAATAGTGGCGATTGGCAAACGATCCGATCAGCCAGCCGCCGGGCTTGAGAAGTGCCGCGAGTTGCTTTAGCTGCTCTAAATTTCCATATTGATGGGCATCCCCAATCATAATGCCATCCATGCTGCCTGCTTCAAGCCCCCAAGCCTCGAGCCGCTCCGTATCGTACACTGTAACGCCAATGGCGGCAGCCATTTGCGCGGCACCCGTGTTTTTCTCCACCCCGAACAGCTCAGCCCGCGGCAGCCGCTTCTTCAAGCGCAGCAGGGTTGCCCCGCAGCCGCAGCCAATTTCCAGCAGCCTCGCGGGCGCCGCTCCTTCATAAGGCTCAAGCCGGGGTTCAATCAGCGACACCATATCCGAACGAATGACGAGTGCCTCCGTCGGCTGAAAGCCCCATTTTTCCATAAAACGTCTGCGGTTGCTTTCATAGGCCGCTTGATACAAGGCAGGCTCCGCCTTGAAGCTTGCGCCTCCCCGATGATGAATGAACGTATCCTCGCAGAGCAGAAGCTTATAGCCGGCGAGCCGCAGCCGCAGCGAATAATCATCATCCTCAAAATTTCCAATACCAAAGCTTTCATCCAGCCCGCCAACTGCCTCATACGCCGAGCGGCGCAATAACAGACAGAAGCCTACCAGCTTGACACGCTCCTCCCATCTGTGCGGCCCATGTTCCCCCCTCCGCGCTTGGGCGAAAGCGTCCAGCTCCTCCAACGACGCATACTCCGCCGAAACCTCGCTCCAATAGGATGCCGAATTCGTAACCGGACCTACTGCACCGACTTTGCTATCGCTAAGCAGCGCCTCCTTCAATCCTTCGAGCCAGCCAGGCGTCACAACAGTGTCGTTGTTAAGCAGCAGCAAATGGCTTCCTATCGCTTGCTCCAGTCCCTGGTTGCAGCCCTTTGGAAAGCCTTCATTTTCCGCATTAGCGGTCACTCGCATATCAGGCTGCCCCAACGCCCATTGAACCGTTCCATCGTCGGAGCCATTATCAATTAACAGTAATTCGTAGCTTCCAGCTTCCGTATGCTTGCGTATGCTGTCCACGCATTGTTTTGTATAATCCAACTGGTTGCGGGTAACCAAAATAATGCTCGTTATTTCCTTCATCTGCCCCTCCACGGCTCCCTCTCCTTCATATACGCAATAGCCCCTTTGCTCATTCCTTCAGCATATGTCCGCAGCAGGCAATCAGTATAGGCGAAAAGGGGCTTCTGCCGATTTCAGCGCATGCTTCCAGACGCATCGGTCATACTAATGCAGGGATAGACCCACAAAGGAGGTGCGGCACAATGGAAAACAATACCCATAAAGGCAACTACAAAGGCACGACCAAAACACATGCAAAAAATCAGGATATGGCTTTCGTAAACGACAATATCAAAGACACAAAATCCGTATCCAACTTCTCAGACAATAAGCAAAAAACGGATTAACGCTCTTCGCATCCAGTAAAAAGGAAAACGGAAGAGCGGTCAGACGCTTCCTCGTCTGCCCATAAGCTCTTCCGTTTTTTGGACTGTTCATATACATCATTCGCCTTGGCGCAGCTTAGCTGCAGGTTAATTGCGAATCGGCGCCTCCTTCAAATCCGCTCGCGTTTGCAGGTAACGGAAAAATGCTGTTGCCGCCTCTGCTCGCGTCACTTTACGCTCCGGGAGGAAGCTCCCGTCCGACAGCGACATAATATTCAGGCCGACAACGATTGCCGCCTGGCCTTTTTTCTCTGTTTTGTCCGCATCTTTAAAATTAAGATTAAACAGTTGGTCATATTCCGCCAGCGTATTGTAGCCCAACGCCCGCACGATCAGCTCGGCCATTTCCTCACGGTCTACCTCGCCCGCCGGATTAAAGGTGCCGTCGCCAATATCAATCAGGTTTTGCTCAAGCGCGCTTTGGACATATACATAATAGCCTGATCCCGCTGCCACATCATTAAAAGCCGCGCTTGCTGATTCAGCATTCGCCATCACCTTCGGACCACGCCCGCTGTTCATGGCAAGCACAAGCATTTTAATCAATTCGCCGCGGGTCACAACCGCATTCGGACGAACCTTGCCATCCTTCACATCCAGCGCTTTGTAAGCAACCATCAGCTCCAGCTGACGCTGCGCCCAGTGACCCTTCACATCCAGCGCCTTAGGCTTCTCCAGCGCCGTAGCCTCTCCACTTTCGCGATTCCGCCATTGCCCGCTTTGGGCATCCAGAAATACGGATTCATCAATAGCAGCGGGCACAAGACGGTAAACAAGCTTCACTTCTGCCTTGCTCTCCACCTGCTCGGAATCTAGTTCGCCAGCAGCGAGCATCAGGTTATATTTGTCGATAGGAATAGGCTGGCCTTGCAGGGAATATTCCCGCTCTACATAATACGTCAGTTCTGTTCGATAGTAGGTGAGCCACTTTTCAATCGCTTCCGTTTTCTCGATGACCTTTGGCGCTTGCGCCGGGTATTCGAAGGAAGCAAGCTCGGCATCATACATCGTCACTTCATTCGTCCGGGCATCCACATTGACGTTGACCCGATCATAGGACACCGTCGCTCCTTGAATTTTTCGAACAAAAGAAATGTAGTAGGAAGTAATCGTTCCGGCAGGCGCCTCGCTGTACTTCGATGGGTCAGGCTTTTCAACGTACAGCTGCGCTGCCGCCCATGGAAGCTGCTTTTTAACCATATCTATTGCGATTTTCTCCGCCTGCTCGTAGGACAGGGAAGGCTTAACCGACGTGTCCCCGCCATCATAAGCATAGGCATAATAGCTGCGAATAATCCCCGTCTTGCTATCCACGGTTGCCGATACAGAGCCCGTCTCTCTGGCACCGCTTTTCGTCGTCCAGTTGAGGTTCCAATACGATTGGTTACGGCCTGTTGTATCGTCGCTGTACTCATTGTAGCTTGTATTAGACAGCATAGCGCCTGCTGGCAGCTTGAAGGTCGACTCTACGAGTGCAACCGCCTGTTTATCGGTCAAATCGCCCGCTTTAGGCGCTTCCCCGAGTGCTACTGGGGCGATTGGCGTTGCAGATACACTGCTTGTTTGATTATACAGCTTCTTAATAAGCGAGCCGTCTAGTGCATTTATCGCCAAGCCGCCCATCTCGTAGCTAAGCAGAGGGGTGTGCTGGCCTTCTGGACTATAAGGCACAATATATTGAAGCTCTGGCTGGGCAAGCTCGCGAAGCTTTGCATTTGCCTGAGCTAGCGTAATACGCGAGTCTGCTGTTGGAAATTGCAGCGTATCATCCCATTGCAATTTATAGTTGGTAATATGCCCTTCACTGTCCACATCGACTTCAATGTAGTTGTCTACATAAAGAATGTCGTTAACGATTCGGTCATAACGAATTTTATGAACAACCTCGCCTGTCAGCGGAGGAAGCACCTGCGCCCCGTATTCCGGATTGTAGCGCACCTGGCCTGCGTAATTTGCTGCAATTTGCTTCATGAAGGAAGCCGCAATATCCTGGGCAGCCAAACGCTCTACCTTAAGAGGATACGTGGGCTTGGAGTTAGGATTGTCTATATAGGATTGAAAAGACAGCAACTGGCCGCCGTCAGCATCTATTTGAACATAAATGCTGCCCTTATGCTTGCCATTTACTTTCTTGACGAAATCAAGACCCCAAATATTACGTTTGCCCTGTGCCAGCACGCTAACCGCCAAAGATGCGCCTTGCAGCGTGTATTCCTTCGGAATGCTCACAAGCTCGCGCGCCAGCTTCTCTGCCTTATCCTTCGAAACCGATACATTCACTGTAGAATCCATCGAACCCTCCCCGGAAATACGGTCTGCCAGAGTATTCTGGCGATCAATCGTCACCTTCGTCCCATTTGCAAAAGCGGCAGTAGGCACACTGCTTGTAATCGCAATCAGCGCAACAAATGCAATCAACCTTTGTTTGCTTCCCATCTCCTGCTTCCCCCTCCAATACATTCCTGAATATCCTATAGACGCCCGAGCTTTGAGGGAAGTTGCGTCTTTTTGAAGAATAATTAACCTAGTGTAAACGGAGTTGTCGTCCGTTAGTTTCTTTATCCAAAAAAAGAAGCCGCACACCGATAATCATCGGCAATGCAGCTTCCCTTCATTTCATCCATGTAAGGCCAAAAGGTCTTACAGTTGGTTGTTGATTTTTGTTTTCAAAGCATCTTTGCTTTGCAGACCTACCATTTTGTCAACGGGCTGTCCGTCTTTGAACAAAATAAGCGTTGGAATGCTCATTACGCCGAATTGCGAAGCCAGTTCAGGCTCTTCATCGACATTGATTTTAGCAATTGTAGCTTGGCCTGCAAGCTCAGTTGCCAATTCTTCCACGATTGGAAGCTGCATTTTGCAAGGTCCGCACCAAGGTGCCCAGAAATCTACCAGAGATACGCCGCTCTCTACGTTAGATGAAAAGTTGTCTTTCGTTAATGCTACTGCCATTTCAATCATCCTCTCCAGCTGTGTTGTATGATAAGGGAATACCCCTCACACCGTCTTATTAATCAGTTGCCTATTCACATGCATGAATCTGGCCTAGCACATCCTGAATGGTCGTGTGACTGAAATGCGCTTCTAGCTGCTTCTCCGCCTCACAAAAAATCCGGAACATCACTTGGTTCATATTGGAGCCTACGACGCACTCCATGCCCGGATCTCCCGAGCACCAGCTTGGAATAAGCGAACCTTGCGCCATCACTCGGTAAACGTCAGCTAGCGTCACTACACTCGGATCAATCGTCAGCCGATAGCCGCCGCCCGATCCTTCGCGTGTATCCACATAGCCGCTGCGGCGCAAGCCGCTCATCACCTTGCGAACGCGGGCCGAATGAGTCCCAACGTTGACGGCAATCATCTCGCTGCTTGCCATGTTTTCCGGCAAATGAGCTAAATATACAAGACTGTGTACGGCAATTGTAAATTCGCTGTTCAATGTGAACGGCCTCCCTGTTTAGTACTGTAATTTTATCAATTACAGTTCAAACTGTCAATAGTCCGTTCCGCTAAAATTCATCATTAGGATGCGATGACACTCGGTCTATTATGCATGGGCCATCTGTGGCCGCTTTAAAAATTAAAATTCATTGGATTGGAGCCATAACGGCGGCCCTCGTTCAACCCATCAATGGCTGCAACTTCCGCTTCTGTCAGCTCAAAATCAAACACGTCGCCATTTTCGATAATGCGCTCTTTGCGAATAGATTTCGGAATCGTAATGACACCTTTTTGGAGATCCCAGCGAATGACAACCTGCGCCGGGCTTTTGCCGTATTTGCCTGCAAGCTCCTGAAGCAGCGGTACATCTAAATTCCCTTGCATGAGCGGGCTCCAAGCCTCAAGCTGGATGCTTTGCTCGCGGCAGAAGCTTTGCAGCTCCGGCTGTGTCAGCAGCGGATGGAATTCCACCTGATTGACCATTGGCTTAATCTCGCACCCTGGCAATAGCTCATCGAAATGCGGCAGCAGGAAATTGCTTACGCCAATGGCACGCACGTAGCCATCCTTATAAAGCTTTTCAAGCGCACGGTACGTTTCCGTAAATTTGCCGGCTACTGGCCAATGAACTAAATATAAATCTATTACATCCAGGCCTAGACGCTTGCGGCTTGCTTCAAAAGCTTGCAGCGTCGTCTCATAGCCTTGATCCCGGTTCCATACCTTTGTCGTAATGAACAGCTCGTCCCTCGCAATACCGCTATCGGCAATAGCACGCCCCACACCGGCTTCATTGTTGTAAGCGCTTGCCGTATCAATGCTGCGGTAACCTGCCTCTATGGCATAACGCACGGCGTTCTCAACCTCATCGCCTTCTTTCGACAAGTATACGCCAAGCCCCAGCCGCGGCATTTGCACCCCGTTTTGCAGCGTCGTCACTTCCGTGCTAATTGATGCTTTAGTCATTTTGGTTCCTCCTGTTCTTTTTGAAAATATAAGAGAAAAGTGATGGACGATAGCAATAAAACTATTTTCCACAAAATAGTAACAACAAAACGTGGGTGGGTCAACCTCGTGCATTAGCCAAGAGTGAACTATATCATTAGAATTTTATAATAACTAAAATGCTTACTCTTCTGTAGAAACGATTTCGATTAGTCCTAAATCCAATAATATAATACAGACTAAACTTATAACTTTGTATTTTCTAGTTTTTACATAATTATTTTCTTGAAAATTAAATACCAATAAGTTAGTTTCAGAGAAATCATCTAAATTGTAATGGTTAATACCTAGCTCAGCTAAAGCATTTTCCATCTCCATCGTTGCTTTTTTTATTGATGCTGCAGTAATATTACTTTGATTCACCTTACACTCATTTAAATACTGCTTAAGCTCTTTTCCTGTCCTAAATGAAAGCTCAAATGAATTATCAATAAAATTTGAGGCAATAAAACTTTCCACAGAAGGGAAACTAAGAAGCAGTAAACCCTGACGATTAAAGCCATTATCTTCTCGGGAGCTACTTAATGATTCAATTAGCTTTTGTATAAGAAGAGTGTCCGTATTAGAATCCACATCTCTATCGAACACATAAAAAATTGCAGCACGATCCACAGGAAACTGATACTCTTCGATGAGCATTTCAAATATTGAATCCAAATAGGCATCTGAGTCTTCAATAAAAGAGATTGCGGATTCTTTAGAATTGACGACGAAAACAGACGACTGTATCCCTTCCTTCTCATTATATTTCCTGTACTTCAACATACGATCAAACTTCTCAAACTGAAAATCAAAAATTCGGGTGAAAATTTTATGCAGTATATAAAATTCATCACTCAAACCCTCTACAATTATCAGCACTTTCCCTATATTTTTATCCGCATTTATTTTAGTTGTTTTTGTCATCTTTATACTCTGGCACTCCTCCAAAGACATCGCCTGTGTACATCCTCTCAAGATTTTGAGCTACTCTTGGCTGCTCTGTAGAAAATCTCTTTAGTACACTTCCTTCTATCCCATTGAAATTAACAGCATATATTTGATCAGGTCGTAGTAACGAATTAGATAGTAAGTTTGTAGAGTGCGACACAATAAACAATTGCGATTTTTTTGATTGTTGCATGAAATATCTCACGAGTAACTCTTCTAAAAAATTATGGAATCCGCTTCCAAACTCATCCACAATTAGCATACCACCATTTTTCACCACATAAAAAAAAGAAGGTAAAAATCTTAGTAATTTTTGATTTCCTAAAGATTCCCACGGAAACGGAATAGGCTCGCCCACTCCTTCACGCTTAAAGAAAATATCTTTCTCATCAGGGGACTCTATTCTTGTCATTTTTCCTGAGCTTGCCTTAGAGTACTCGATCCTCTGATTGAAATTAAACTTCTCAAAAAAGTTATTAATTTCCTCTGCTCCCTGACTCTCAAGATAGTCTTCAATTTCCAAATCAATTTTCCCTGGAGAAAAAATAGTCCCTAAATACCCATCCATGTAAACTGAATTCATCAGAAAATCAAACCATTGTTTTAAAATAATTTGCTTTCTAAATTTTGTATTAAAATAAATCTCCCTCAGCAATAGGGTATTTTCATCAATATCATTGTATATCTTATTCTCCGTTATTTCGGATTCGGCATTATTCCCAATACGATTTAACACCATATCGTTATTAATAAATAATTTCTCAATTAGGCTTTTTTTCTTTCTTTCATATTCTATATAATATTTAACCATATCGCCTGAAAACTCAAATTCATATTCTACAAAAAAAGATTTCTCGGCAGAAAATAAACATGCTTGCATTCCTAAATTAATACTCTTTTCTGCGAATAATAAATCAAGTAATACTTTTAAAGCACGAATTACATTCGTTTTACCAGAAGCGTTTGCTCCTACTAAAAAAAAACCTTTCAAAACATCATTATATACATTGGATTCAGACAAAACTTTATATCCAGTCGCTCTCATATCCATCATTGTTTGATTTTTAAAAGAGAGAAAATTATTCATCGTTATTTTTCTTAACATCATCATCACTCCTTTCTCTATATTTTACTCCATAACGTAAAAAATATACATTAACTATTTTATGAAGCGTAATATTTTTACTATCTTTCGAGAGCTGGCTATCCTCTAATTTATAAGTTATATCTATCAATATGATAAAAGCCGTCCTAGCAGCAAAACGCTGGTAGCACGGCTTTATTTTTTAGCTATTAACCCTTATTCGCCCCGCCAAAGCTAAAGCCTTGGGACATAAAGCGTTGGCCGAACACATAAAGCGCGACCGCTGGAATCGTGTAAATGATCGAGAAGGCAGCCAGCTTGCCGTATTGCACAATGCCATTTTGCCCAAAATACTGGTAAATGGTAACGGCGGCAGGAAGCTTCTGCGGGCTTTGCAGCAAGATGAATGGAACGAGGAAGTTCCCCCAGCTGCCGGCAAAGGCGAAAATACCGACTGTGAAAATACCTGGCAGCATCAGTGGCGCAACGACTAGACGAAGCGTCGTCCAGATGGATGCGCCGTCCACCCAAGCAGCCTCCTCCAGCTCCAAAGGAACGGAATCCATGAAGTTTTTCATCATCCAGATGGAGTATGGCAGTGCAGATGCAGCCAAGAACAAAATGGTGAAAAACAACGAATCCTGAATTTGCATGTACAGGAAAAACTGATAAACCGGAACCATAACCGCCGTAATCGGCAAGCCTGTTGCGAACAGGATGACATACATGAACGGGCGTTTATACCGCAGCTGATAACGTGACAGCGGATAAGAGGCAAGCCCCGCCGCAGCAACGACAAGCAGCGCTTGTCCAAGAGCGAGCAGCAAGCCATTGCCGAAGGACCTCTGATTGTCAGAGCTCGCTAACGTAGACGTATAGTTGCTTAGCGTTACCTCTTCAGGTATTTTCAAAGTAAGGGTTGCCGCTCCGTCGAACGAGGCCAATACGAGCCACAGCATAGGAAGCAGGAACAATAAAGCGATAAAACTCAAAATAATATAAGGAAGCACCCGGCCGACCATAAACCGATTCATTCTGGGGCGCTTGCGTACGTTGCTGCTCATTCTCGCGTCCTCCTTTTTATAAACCTATATCCAAGCATAACGCAGGGCTTACAGCTTCACTTTTAGAAGCTTCATATACAACAGACTGGCAACAATACCGATCAACAGCAGAACAAGTGAAATAGCTGTGCCGTAGCCAAGCTGATAGTTGACAAAGGCCTGATGATACATATAAATGGGCAGCGTCTCCGTTGCATTTCCCGGACCGCCACCTGTCAACGCATAAATAAGCGTGAAGGAGCCTAATGTTTGAAGGGTTACGAGTACCATATTCGTTACAACAGAACCGCTGATCATTGGAATAGTAATGCGGATAAGTCTTTGCCAAGCCGAAGCGCCATCAATCATTGCCGCTTCCTCAACCTCTTTAGGCACATCGCCCAGTGCAGCCTGGAATACCATCATCGAGAAGGCCGTTCCATGCCATACGTTTGCAATAATAACGGATACCATCGGGAAGGTGTACAGCCAAGCAATAGGCTCAAAGCCGATGCTTTGAATGAATGCATTAGCCGTTCCCGTATCATTCAGAAAAGCAAACCATACAAATGCGCAGACCACTTCTGGCGCTACCCAGCCCGAAATGACGATAGAGCCAACAACGCTTCGGAATACGCGGTTTCTACCATTCATTAGAAACGCAATAAGGAAGCCCATAACTTGCTGGCCAATAACGGCCGAGAAAATGAGGAAAAGAATCGTGTTACCTACAGAAATGCGGAATGTTGCATCCTGAAACATATTCACGAAGTTTTGGAATCCGACAAACTGCGTATTCGCTGCTGCCGCTCCGGTCAAAGCCATATTCGTAAATGCGAAATAAAAAGTTAAAACTGCCGGCACGAAGAAAAAGAGTAAAAGCAGCAGCCAGCTAGGCGATAAGAATAGCGCCGCCCTCCACTGTTCACCGCCGTTCCCTTTCCTTTTCGCTTTGGGAAATCGCGAGTTTATCGCTTCCATCTGATATCCTCCTGACTGATTTTGAAAAAGACAAGCCGATTGTTGTTAAGCAACAATCGGCTTCCCAGCTGTGTGCTACTTCGTCGCTACTTTATCAGCGCCGACCGTTCTTTCTACGCTTTTTGCATATTCTTGCATAGCAGCGTCAGGAGCAAGTGAGCCCGATGCCACTTTTTCAACCATTTCTTGAATGGATGTCGATACTGCCGGGTAATTCGCATTAGTTGGACGAACGTGCGTGTACGTAATAAACTCAGCTGCTACGCCATACAGCGTACCAGGCTGGCCTGTGTATTCCGCATCAGCCGCAACGTCGGTGCGAGGCGTCAAAGCGCCGTCCAGCATGGCGAACTCTTTGTTGTGCTGTTCATTAGTAGCCATTTTAATAAATTCGAAGCCCAGCTCTTTTTCAGTCGATTTCGCGCCAACGCTAAGCGTCCAGCCGCCAGACATCGAAGTGAAGCCAGGAGCTTGACCTTTCTCTGTCGGCATTTTCACGAAGCCATAAACATCAAGCGCTTCCGGCCAAGGCTTGCTGCCGCTTGCCGCCCAGTTGCCTGTCAGCCAGTTGCCGTTCAGGACGATTGCTACCTTTTGATTCGGCATCAGATCTGTTTCCAATACTTGACCTGCTTGCGCAGTCAAAACTTGCGACATTTTTGGACCCATGCCCTCGGAGTAGATCGTGTGAATGAAGTTCAGCGAGCTCAGGATGCCTGGGCTTTGTGTAACCCATTTGCCATCCTCATAAAGCTCGTCATCCGTTCCGTAAAGCAGCATTTCGAACGTTTGCATAGTTGTTGCTTCTTGACCAGCTTTACCAGAGTTCATCCAGAAAGGAATAATATCTGGCAGCTTGGATTTAATAGTACGGGAAGCGCTCAGTACTTCATCCCAGCTTTTAGGCTCCCAAGGCACAGGCAATCCTGCTTTCTTGAACAGCTCTTTGTTGTAGTACAAGCCGCGAACGTCAGTAGAGAAAGGTACGCCATAAACCTTGCTGTCCGTTGCTGTTACAGCCGCTTTAATACCTTCGTTGAACTTGCCCCAATCTTCCCATGCATCCACAGCGAGCGGTTCTAGGTAACCAGCCTCACTGTCGGCATTAATCATGAAGGAATCTTCAGCAAGCACCTCAGGCGCCGTTTTGCCATCCATCATGAGCAGCGGAATTTTCGTTGCATATTGTGAGCCTTCAATCGGCTGCAGCTCAACCGTCACGCCAGGGTTCGCTTTCTCAAAATCCGCCTTTACGCTAGTCAGCCACTTGCCCCAGTTATCCGTTTCATTCCATTTGCCATAAGCAACTTTAACCGTCTTTGTTGCTCCAGCTGCGGAAGTTGCTTCTGCACCCTCCGTGCTATTTGTGCCATTTGTGCCTGCATTTCCCGAACATGCTGCTGTGAATACAGTTAAAGCTGCAACCGTACCTGCAAGAATTCTTTTTTTAGCTGCCATCTTGATCGCTCCCCTTATTGTCCGTTTGTTACGCTTATTATTTGTTCCTATAATGAACGAGCATTCATGCTCGATGGAACCTTAAAGCCGCAATACGTCAAAATCAATTCGCTAAACAAGGCATTAGCCCAAGAAAACCATTCCCGTGTATACTCGCTTGGATTATCTTTATGAAAGCCTTCATGCAGAAAATCAGTTCCCGCATCCGTGCTTTCCAGCACGCTCAGCAGCCGTTCAACCTCTGCCTCATCCTGTGAAGTCAGCGCTTGCATAGCCAGCGAAATGTGCCAGATATAGTTTTCCGGGGTATGAGGGCTGCCAATTCCTTGTGCCGCCGTCCCCTTGAAATAATAAGGATTTTCCTCGCTGAGTACAAATTGTCTTGTATTCATATAGATTGGATCATCCAGCTTGCAGCAGCCGAGATAAGGCAGGGACAGCAGGCTCGGCACATTCGCATCGTCCATTAGATTGTAACCGCCAAGACCGTCTGTTTCATAAGCG
This window encodes:
- a CDS encoding methyltransferase domain-containing protein, which encodes MKEITSIILVTRNQLDYTKQCVDSIRKHTEAGSYELLLIDNGSDDGTVQWALGQPDMRVTANAENEGFPKGCNQGLEQAIGSHLLLLNNDTVVTPGWLEGLKEALLSDSKVGAVGPVTNSASYWSEVSAEYASLEELDAFAQARRGEHGPHRWEERVKLVGFCLLLRRSAYEAVGGLDESFGIGNFEDDDYSLRLRLAGYKLLLCEDTFIHHRGGASFKAEPALYQAAYESNRRRFMEKWGFQPTEALVIRSDMVSLIEPRLEPYEGAAPARLLEIGCGCGATLLRLKKRLPRAELFGVEKNTGAAQMAAAIGVTVYDTERLEAWGLEAGSMDGIMIGDAHQYGNLEQLKQLAALLKPGGWLIGSFANRHYYRYIRHYLAPDNYGAQQQAACLYGAEQLGQLYGQAGFVGTAIALVQAGQELAEQERRVVEGLEQVIKLTNEELKGRLTASELLAFGRRAKTITAPNSWAVRDRQSIEPSASYASDEAEINEQGIREQNDVVFSGERLVINREVKQQYKDVYEEHLARYTLASHFVDGLRVLDAACGAGYGAALLKRSGASEVVGIDIDDQSVKLAQRDYGEAGVSFAVGDVLQLPFDEQAFDAVVSFETIEHVANGAAWIAESARVLKTGGLFIVSTPNRAVTNPALYFEEQPFNPYHQFEYRTAELAGELLLHYNIVELYGQNPVDDSRMAAMNGLRRMFQLEPGRNAERVLQSEGHELIPLSRFKSCEPMYVVAVCRKK
- a CDS encoding S-layer homology domain-containing protein — its product is MGSKQRLIAFVALIAITSSVPTAAFANGTKVTIDRQNTLADRISGEGSMDSTVNVSVSKDKAEKLARELVSIPKEYTLQGASLAVSVLAQGKRNIWGLDFVKKVNGKHKGSIYVQIDADGGQLLSFQSYIDNPNSKPTYPLKVERLAAQDIAASFMKQIAANYAGQVRYNPEYGAQVLPPLTGEVVHKIRYDRIVNDILYVDNYIEVDVDSEGHITNYKLQWDDTLQFPTADSRITLAQANAKLRELAQPELQYIVPYSPEGQHTPLLSYEMGGLAINALDGSLIKKLYNQTSSVSATPIAPVALGEAPKAGDLTDKQAVALVESTFKLPAGAMLSNTSYNEYSDDTTGRNQSYWNLNWTTKSGARETGSVSATVDSKTGIIRSYYAYAYDGGDTSVKPSLSYEQAEKIAIDMVKKQLPWAAAQLYVEKPDPSKYSEAPAGTITSYYISFVRKIQGATVSYDRVNVNVDARTNEVTMYDAELASFEYPAQAPKVIEKTEAIEKWLTYYRTELTYYVEREYSLQGQPIPIDKYNLMLAAGELDSEQVESKAEVKLVYRLVPAAIDESVFLDAQSGQWRNRESGEATALEKPKALDVKGHWAQRQLELMVAYKALDVKDGKVRPNAVVTRGELIKMLVLAMNSGRGPKVMANAESASAAFNDVAAGSGYYVYVQSALEQNLIDIGDGTFNPAGEVDREEMAELIVRALGYNTLAEYDQLFNLNFKDADKTEKKGQAAIVVGLNIMSLSDGSFLPERKVTRAEAATAFFRYLQTRADLKEAPIRN
- the trxA gene encoding thioredoxin, with amino-acid sequence MAVALTKDNFSSNVESGVSLVDFWAPWCGPCKMQLPIVEELATELAGQATIAKINVDEEPELASQFGVMSIPTLILFKDGQPVDKMVGLQSKDALKTKINNQL
- a CDS encoding Rrf2 family transcriptional regulator — its product is MNSEFTIAVHSLVYLAHLPENMASSEMIAVNVGTHSARVRKVMSGLRRSGYVDTREGSGGGYRLTIDPSVVTLADVYRVMAQGSLIPSWCSGDPGMECVVGSNMNQVMFRIFCEAEKQLEAHFSHTTIQDVLGQIHACE
- a CDS encoding aldo/keto reductase; the protein is MTKASISTEVTTLQNGVQMPRLGLGVYLSKEGDEVENAVRYAIEAGYRSIDTASAYNNEAGVGRAIADSGIARDELFITTKVWNRDQGYETTLQAFEASRKRLGLDVIDLYLVHWPVAGKFTETYRALEKLYKDGYVRAIGVSNFLLPHFDELLPGCEIKPMVNQVEFHPLLTQPELQSFCREQSIQLEAWSPLMQGNLDVPLLQELAGKYGKSPAQVVIRWDLQKGVITIPKSIRKERIIENGDVFDFELTEAEVAAIDGLNEGRRYGSNPMNFNF
- a CDS encoding ATP-binding protein, with protein sequence MMMLRKITMNNFLSFKNQTMMDMRATGYKVLSESNVYNDVLKGFFLVGANASGKTNVIRALKVLLDLLFAEKSINLGMQACLFSAEKSFFVEYEFEFSGDMVKYYIEYERKKKSLIEKLFINNDMVLNRIGNNAESEITENKIYNDIDENTLLLREIYFNTKFRKQIILKQWFDFLMNSVYMDGYLGTIFSPGKIDLEIEDYLESQGAEEINNFFEKFNFNQRIEYSKASSGKMTRIESPDEKDIFFKREGVGEPIPFPWESLGNQKLLRFLPSFFYVVKNGGMLIVDEFGSGFHNFLEELLVRYFMQQSKKSQLFIVSHSTNLLSNSLLRPDQIYAVNFNGIEGSVLKRFSTEQPRVAQNLERMYTGDVFGGVPEYKDDKNN
- a CDS encoding carbohydrate ABC transporter permease, with protein sequence MNRFMVGRVLPYIILSFIALLFLLPMLWLVLASFDGAATLTLKIPEEVTLSNYTSTLASSDNQRSFGNGLLLALGQALLVVAAAGLASYPLSRYQLRYKRPFMYVILFATGLPITAVMVPVYQFFLYMQIQDSLFFTILFLAASALPYSIWMMKNFMDSVPLELEEAAWVDGASIWTTLRLVVAPLMLPGIFTVGIFAFAGSWGNFLVPFILLQSPQKLPAAVTIYQYFGQNGIVQYGKLAAFSIIYTIPAVALYVFGQRFMSQGFSFGGANKG
- a CDS encoding sugar ABC transporter permease, coding for MEAINSRFPKAKRKGNGGEQWRAALFLSPSWLLLLLFFFVPAVLTFYFAFTNMALTGAAAANTQFVGFQNFVNMFQDATFRISVGNTILFLIFSAVIGQQVMGFLIAFLMNGRNRVFRSVVGSIVISGWVAPEVVCAFVWFAFLNDTGTANAFIQSIGFEPIAWLYTFPMVSVIIANVWHGTAFSMMVFQAALGDVPKEVEEAAMIDGASAWQRLIRITIPMISGSVVTNMVLVTLQTLGSFTLIYALTGGGPGNATETLPIYMYHQAFVNYQLGYGTAISLVLLLIGIVASLLYMKLLKVKL